A region from the Methylocella sp. genome encodes:
- a CDS encoding type III polyketide synthase: MNDATALVSVATASPPHNFFQRDVASLARSLFGERYPDFERLSRVFLNTGIVQRQGVKPVEWYLEPRAWPERTQAYLEGARDLFVAATELALSRAGLTAAQIDTVVAVSSTGIATPSLEARAAAHVGFRRNISRVPIFGLGCAGGVTGLSIASRLAQAQPGTNVLFVAVELCTLALRLDELTPANIVATSLFGDGAAACIVRAGDGGDVLVEGAGEYLWPDTLDIMGWSVDPEGFGVIFQSSIPAFVHENMRTAVSDILARFDLSIDDVERFICHPGGARVVKALEAALSLGQGSLDHERSVLADHGNMSAPTVLFVLERMLKSKMPNRAVMTALGPGFTASCVSLRRAA, from the coding sequence ATGAACGATGCAACCGCGCTGGTGTCCGTCGCAACCGCCTCGCCCCCGCATAATTTCTTTCAGCGAGATGTTGCCTCGCTCGCCCGCAGCCTTTTTGGCGAACGCTATCCGGACTTCGAGCGACTTTCGCGCGTCTTTTTGAACACCGGCATTGTCCAGCGCCAGGGCGTGAAACCCGTTGAATGGTATCTCGAGCCGCGGGCCTGGCCCGAACGGACGCAAGCCTATCTTGAAGGGGCGCGCGATCTATTCGTCGCCGCGACTGAACTTGCGCTCAGCCGCGCTGGGCTGACCGCTGCGCAGATCGATACGGTCGTCGCTGTCTCATCGACGGGGATTGCGACGCCGAGCCTCGAAGCGCGCGCGGCGGCTCATGTCGGATTCCGGCGAAATATCTCGCGCGTTCCTATTTTTGGCCTCGGCTGCGCAGGCGGGGTCACGGGACTTTCGATCGCTTCGCGTTTGGCGCAGGCGCAACCAGGCACGAATGTTTTGTTCGTCGCCGTCGAACTCTGCACCTTGGCGCTTCGTCTCGACGAATTGACTCCCGCCAATATCGTGGCCACGAGCTTGTTCGGCGACGGCGCCGCCGCCTGCATTGTTCGCGCGGGCGATGGCGGCGATGTTCTCGTCGAGGGCGCAGGCGAGTATCTGTGGCCGGACACGTTGGACATCATGGGCTGGAGCGTCGATCCGGAGGGATTTGGCGTGATCTTCCAGAGCTCCATTCCTGCGTTTGTCCACGAAAATATGCGCACCGCGGTCAGCGACATTTTAGCGCGCTTCGACCTCTCAATCGACGATGTCGAACGATTTATCTGTCATCCCGGCGGCGCCCGCGTGGTCAAGGCGCTTGAGGCTGCGTTGTCGTTGGGTCAAGGCTCGCTCGATCACGAGCGAAGCGTTCTGGCCGATCACGGCAATATGTCCGCCCCAACGGTTTTGTTCGTCCTTGAACGGATGTTGAAGAGCAAAATGCCGAATCGAGCCGTTATGACCGCGCTCGGACCAGGATTTACCGCCAGCTGCGTCTCCCTGCGGCGGGCCGCATGA